In Gossypium hirsutum isolate 1008001.06 chromosome D06, Gossypium_hirsutum_v2.1, whole genome shotgun sequence, one genomic interval encodes:
- the LOC107901901 gene encoding trihelix transcription factor ASR3: MADQGGNNIGMREYRKGNWTVSETMVLIEAKKMDDERRMKKSWEGEGRGKPTELRWKWVEDYCWRRGCLRSQNQCNDKWDNLTRDYKKVREYQRRTAGAEDNQGSYWEMEKNERKEKNLPTNMLRQIYECLEEMVEKKGGQRVVLPATATASGSLPIPNIPDVMDRPIASVQLPPILQHQLPPIPAAVPLPLTALPQLPLPAAAPTPLLQPPFSYAQPLPTVDSDTSEYSDSLAKRRRRSGGNGEGTSNGAATANNSNEAGAAISKSASIIAEAIQASEENEERRHRDLVSLHERILKIEESKTEINKRGIDGLVDAINKLANSILAFASHKNQSAPK; this comes from the exons ATGGCTGATCAAGGTGGTAACAACATTGGAATGAGGGAATATAGGAAAGGGAACTGGACTGTTAGTGAAACAATGGTATTgattgaggcaaagaagatggatGATGAGAGAAGAATGAAGAAAAGCTGGGAGGGTGAAGGGAGAGGCAAACCAACAGAGCTGAGATGGAAATGGGTGGAAGATTATTGTTGGAGGAGAGGGTGTTTGAGGAGCCAAAACCAGTGCAATGACAAGTGGGATAATCTCACGAGGGACTACAAGAAAGTGAGAGAGTACCAAAGGAGAACAGCTGGAGCTGAGGATAACCAAGGATCTTATTGGGAAATGGagaagaatgaaagaaaagaaaagaacttgCCTACTAACATGCTGCGCCAGATATATGAGTGTTTGGAGGAGATGGTGGAGAAGAAAGGAGGTCAAAGGGTGGTTCTGCCTGCTACTGCCACTGCTAGTGGCTCACTTCCCATTCCCAACATACCGGATGTTATGGATAGACCAATTGCTAGCGTGCAACTGCCTCCTATATTGCAACATCAACTTCCACCTATTCCAGCTGCAGTTCCATTACCTCTAACAGCACTGCCGCAGCTTCCGCTACCGGCAGCTGCTCCTACACCACTATTACAACCACCTTTTTCGTATGCTCAGCCATTGCCCACAGTAG ATTCGGATACAAGTGAGTATTCAGACTCACTAGCAAAGCGAAGGAGAAGATCAGGCGGCAATGGGGAAGGCACCAGCAACGGCGCTGCTACTGCAAACAACTCAAATGAAGCGGGCGCAGCAATATCCAAAAGTGCTTCCATTATAGCAGAAGCCATCCAGGCCAGTGAGGAAAATGAGGAGAGAAGGCATAGAGACCTTGTCAGTTTACATGAGAGAATACTAAAGATTGAAGAATCTAAGACAGAGATCAACAAAAGAGGCATTGATGGCCTGGTTGATGCCATTAACAAGCTTGCTAATTCCATCCTTGCTTTTGCTTCCCATAAAAACCAATCAGCTCCAAAGTGA